From the Carassius auratus strain Wakin unplaced genomic scaffold, ASM336829v1 scaf_tig00027159, whole genome shotgun sequence genome, one window contains:
- the LOC113079095 gene encoding neuroepithelial cell-transforming gene 1 protein-like, whose protein sequence is MEETDGSSVTLPVAQPVNERPRRNKRKSSVADLDASPEHNFKRPSLRRGSSFVFLTPGPQWDFTLKRKRREKDDADAVSLCSFDFKFHSLYL, encoded by the exons ATGGAGGAAACCGACGGATCTTCAGTAACTTTACCGGTGGCACAGCCGGTGAACGAAAGACCGAGGAGGAACAAGAGAAAGTCCTCGGTGGCGGATCTCGACGCGTCCCCAGAACACAATTTCAAACG GCCGTCTTTGAGACGAGGAAGTTCTTTTGTCTTCCTGACACCTGGACCTCAGTGGGACTTCACTCTG AAACGAAAGCGCAGAGAGAAGGATGATGCAGATGCAGTCAGTCTATGCAGCTTTGATTTCAAG TTTCATTCTCTGTATTTATAA